The Actinomycetota bacterium DNA window AAATAAACGAAGGATTTGCTTGTTTAACGCCGTATAAAAGGATATTCTTTTCTTCCGGAGGGATATTTTGATCCGGGTAACTTTAAGGAGTGAGATATTTTGGTTGAACGAATTATGACGGTGGATGTTGAGGACTTGGACTGGCGTAACAGGGATGTCTACTTGGACTATATGTATGACTTGGACAGGAAAATGTTCGATCTGCCGGAAGGGGGGTCTTTGTTTCTAAATTTAGCGCGGGTGAAGCATATGGATAACGAGTATGCTTACAAATCAGTTGCTGCTTTGCAGTGTATTCAGGGCGAGGGTCCATTGAAATCAAAACATTTGGTCATTGTTCAGCCTTATGAAAATATATTGAAAAAAATCGAATATGCAGTTGATATTAATGATGAAGCGTTCATGTATATTAAGTCAGAAAATACTGAAGATCATGGGGAATGTAACGTTTTGCGGTTTAAGGGCAAAGTAATCAATGCGACATATAAGAAAGTTTTAACCAAGCTTCTGGAGGAAGAAAAGCTGTTCGCAGCCAGTGACCTCATTAAAGTATTTAATAAGGGAAGTCTTCAGTTATATGCAGACGCGCTCAAAGAATTGTATGGCTGGGGGATTATTTGTAAGTTTGAGGAAAGTGGAAAACCCGGTCGCCCTGTTTCAAAGTACTCTGCCTATTGGCCGGAGACCAAGAGTTTTTGGCCTCTGCCAAGTAAACCAATCATTTGGGATGTAGATGGTAGAAGATTTGCTCGTCCCACAAAGGCGAAGAAACTCAGCGCTGCTTAGTCATTATTTGCAAAATAGTTCACAAACAGTTCGAGCTCTAATCATCAGGAAATCTTCTTCGCAAGTCCCGTCAGCTGCTGTATCATAAAGCTGTTGCTGTTCAAATAACGACCGAACAGCTCGACCAGACTTGACTTATCGCTCTTTTCCGAGCAAGGCGAAGAACTGGGCGGGAGTTATGCTGCTAATTCTTTTGTATTCCTTCAGGCCAAGAAGGTGCTTATCGCCGGACACAATGTAATCGGCTTTGGCTTTTACAGCGCATTCAAGGATGCGGTTATCGGCCACATGCTTGATAATGTTCAGCCTGCTTGTCGGGCTCACGACATCCGCTGCATCATCAATGACAGAGATAGCGTCAGCGATTTCCTCTTTTGCAAAATTAAATTTGTCGGAGCCCAGGACTTTCATTATCTCTTTCAGGATATCGTGCGAGGTATAGAGCCGAAACTGCCTTCCTGGTCCGGTAGCCAGCTCCAAAAGTTGCTCCGGGATGCCTCCGAAACCAAGAGCCGAGATGTACACATTGGTATCAAAGACGGCCTTATTCACCCCTTACCTCATGTATAATCCGGTCGAGTTCTTCTTCTGATGTAATATTCAGCCGCTTAAATGCCCGTTTGCCAGCGGCCCTTGCGTTCTGCCAGCGCCTTTCCCGCTGTATCTCTTCATACGCGGCAAACATGTCCCTGAATAGTTGGCTTTTGCTCTTTCTTTCGATCCTGGCCCGCCTTTCCATCTCTTTCATGATTTCCGGGGGCAGAGAGACGGTCATTGTTTTAGTCGTTCTTCCCAACATAATCACCTCCTGATGTTAATATATTACTCGGTCTTACTGAGTATGTCTCCAATTTAGACCGATATTGAACATCTGTCAATGGTTATCTTTCCGATCCTCGGCAGGGCTGTGGAAAACCTGCGCATCGCCAGCCTCTTAAATCGCCTATTAATTGCGTATTAAGATGCTGGCCTCTTAACGCCAAGGTATTGATTTGCATATTGATCTCGGATCAAGACCCGAAATCAACACCCGAAATTTGGAAGCCAGGGTGTTGTATTGCCTGTCGTAATCTGTTGCAACACCCGGTTGCAACAGGCAAATTCTAGATCGCTAGGGGCTTATAATGCCTATTACAATCAGCTGTAAGACCATATCGTAAGAGGCAAATCCCTTAAAAACAAAGCAAAAACAAAAGGGGGATTAACTGGATTTCCGGGGCATTTAGCCCAATCCAACCCAGCGTCGTCGGGGCTCATTTTGTAGGACAAAATGAGCCCCGACGATGGCTCCCTTCGCTCGCCTTAATTCCCCTTTTTTCATAAAACTGGCGATCGTCGTCAATCCTGCTAAAAGAAACAAGCAACCATTGTGAGCAAAATGAAGGGTTTGCTCATTAAAATTTTATTTGCTCCTGATCTTAAGCCTCCCTGGCGGTCCTAACCAGCATCGACGGAGACGCTGCTTCTGGGACCGTGGTTTTCCTCGTGGATGCGGCCGTGCTCGAGGCGGATGATGCGGTCGCCGGCCTCGCCGACGCTGGGGTCATGGGTGACAACGGCTAGGGTCATCCCCTGCTCGTACAGCTCTTTCAACAACTGCATCACCGCTATCTCGTTTTTCTCGTCCAGATTCCCCGTGGGCTCGTCGGCCAGTAATATTTTGGGTTCGTTGATCAGCGCGCGGGCAATACAGACCCGCTGCTGTTCGCCGCCGGAAAGCTGCGACGGCAGGTGATCCAGGCGGTGGGCCATCCCTACCAGCTCTAGGGCTTCGCGGGCCTCATCGGCGTCGGGCATGCTGTGGAAGTACTGGGACAGCATCACATTTTCAAAGGCGCTCAAGTAAGGGATGAGGTGAAACTGCTGAAATACCAAACCCACCATTTCCCGGCGGTACCGCGCCAACTGCGCTTCCGAGAGGCCGGCCAGCTCCATTCCGTCCACGGTCACTGATCCAGATGTGGGCGAGTCCAGTCCGCAGATAATATTTAGTAGCGTAGACTTGCCGGAGCCGGAAGGCCCCATGATCGACACCCATTCCCCCGCCGCTATCGACAGCTCGATTCCGTCCAGGGCGCTTACCTGGCCGTATTTTTTGCTAAGGTTGCTTGCTTTTAATATCGATTGCATCTCTTTACTCACCTTTCAAAATTATTGCCGGCTCCACAGCCAGAGCGCGCCGCACCGGCATCAAGGCTGACAGCAGGGCCAGGGCCAGTGCGCTTACGAGCACCACCGGGATTACTATTAAGTGCGGCAAGACGGCAGTGTCAAAAACAGACATTCCGATAACTTGCGCCATGGCCAGGCCAATCAGGTAGGCAATGGGGCCAGCGGCAGCTCCCAGGATCACGACCTCGCTGAGAATGATGGCGGTAATGCTCCGACCTTCGGCGCCCAGGGATTTCATCAAGCCGATATCCCGCCGTCGCTCGGAAACGGAGTTAGCCAGCGAGGCGCTAACTGTAAGCCCGGAAATAATAAAAACCAGGGCCGTCACCAGGCTCATGAGTAGCTTCACCTTGAACAGCAGGCTATCCTCGCCCTGCGTTACCTGGCTCACGGTTTTGGCTCGGGCAGATGGCACTAGGCTTTCCAGGGCCGCAGACTCCTGGTCCAACCCGCCGCTCCCGGGAAGAACACTGGCTTCGACGACGCTGACGCCGCCTGCCATGCCGGCAAGGGACTGGCCAAGGTCAAGGTCAACAAGCACCTGGTTGTCCTCAGACCCGCCAGTTGACAACGTGCCGGCCAGCTTCAGGACTTTCTGGGTTTGGCCGGCCTGAAGTGTGAACTGGTCGCCGGGAGCGAGACCCAGCCGCGCGGCCATCTCCGTGCCTATCAGCGCGCTTGCCTGGTCGTTTGCCATAGGAACGGTGCCGCTGATCTTCCACCAGGGATTAATCTTCATGGCTTGATCAAATACCGTCCCAGACATCACCGTTTGATGCCCGTTCACTGTCGCCAGGCTGTAAATAAAAGGAGCGTAGCCCTGCAGATTTGAGTCAGCGCCGCCATCCAGCGCCGCCAGCTGCGCCTGCGGGATTTGCCCCTGGCTTTGCAACGGCAGCCCCGCCGCATTCGGCCCGGCCCCGTTTCGGGGCAATAACAGGACGTTGCCGCCAAAGGCGGTCAGCTGCTCTTCGCTCTTTTGGCCGATATCCAGCGACAGATTCAGGAGCGCCGTTTCCAGAGCCAATCCCATCACGATGGTGATGATAACCAGCAGTGTGCGCCCGGGGCGGTGACGAAGCGATCTTTGCAGCAAGCGTGGCAGCATGGCTATCCTGTCAATGCCTCGCTCGGATGGATGCGGATTGCCCGCCGGACCGGCAAGGCGCTTCCAATCAGGGCGATTGCCAGGGCAAGAATTAACGAAAGCGGGAAAACAAGCAGGTTTATCGAGGCAGGCGTATCAAATACTTCCCTGCTGATCAATGCTGCGATCGCCAGGCCCAAGCCATAACCGGAAATGCCTCCAATAAGGCCGCTGAAACCCGCTTCCAGCAGGAGTTGGCCGGCGATATGGAAGTTCTCAGCCCCCAATGCTTTCATCAGGCCAATCTCGGTGCGGCGCTCCATCACAGTGGTGCTCATGGTCGCGGTCACTCCCAACGCCGAGGTGGCCACGGTTACACCGGCAATGAGGGCAAAAAGCAACTTCAGCTTGCCCAGGAATGCGCCTTCGGCGTCGGCAACCTGCCGCACCACCTTGGCCTGGCCATCCGGAAAAGCCTCGTTAATCTGGTAAGTGATCGAGCCAACGTAGGGTGAGCAGTACCATTTTTCATAATCATCTTTTGGCAAGTCGTGAGGGTCACCCAGCAGCTCGGCGCGGTGCGCCAGGTTGTCGGGCGGCTTGGTAAGGGCGCTAATCTGAACTTTCGACACGGCCCCCGGCAGGCTCAGAAGGGATTGCGCCTCGGGCAGGTTCACGAAGAGCTGCCAATCTTCAAAACCGCCGGTGGAGACGATGCCGGAGACAGCTAATGTCTGGCGCAATTGCCTGTTGACTACGTTTAAGGTATCTCCCTTGGAGACGCCCAGGCGCTGGGCCAGCTCCCTGCCGACCAGGGCCTGTCCATCGCCGCCGGGCCAGTCTCCCTCTACCTGCCACCATGGCGATGTTTTTTCGACGCCGGTTCTGAAGGAGCTGCCCTTGCTCACCGGCAACTCCTGGTCAAACCAGGTGCCTGCCAGCGTCGCCTGTTCCCCGTTTATGCTCACGTTGCCATAAAGGAAAGGAGCAAAAGCCTGAACGTTGTTTTTCCAAAAGATGCCCTTCAGTTTGGGGAGATCCGTGTCCTTGAGGTAGGCCTGGTTTCCCACCTGGCCCACCGGGATGCCTGAAATCTCCACCGGCACCGCGTCCGATGTTGGCTCCAGGATAATGTTGGCGCCAAAGGAGCTCATCTCACGGCCAACTTTGTCTTCGATATCCATGGATACTGATAACAGAGCAGACACCAGTGCCGTTCCCAGAAGCAGAGATACGGTGGCGACGGCAACGCGCCGGCGCCGCCTCATAAGCGAGTCTTTTACCAAGTGCAGAAGCAAGCAGTCTCCTCTTCGGCCTAGCTGTTCATGAATTTTGACATCGCGTCGGGCTCGCTGAGCATGTCGTCCAGGCTTATCGTCAGGGTTTGGCCGGTGAGCGCGAGCGGCAGCGGGATCGGGTTGCATCCACCGCCGTAAGGTAGGGTGGACATATCAACAGGCGCATTGCAATTCTTGCAGATGAGCTGGTTGCCCTGCTGCATAAAGCCCATCGAAGGGCAGACCTGGCAGGCGTCGTATGCGGCCATGTAATTATCGCCGGCATAAACAACGAGGATGCGGACATCGCCGTTGCCATCGGGCAGCGTATATGAGTATTTGTGGATCATGTTATCGGCCAGGTCAGCAATAGGGATTTCCAGATTATTTTGGACTTCGCTTTTTGGCTGAGGGTCGGGGTCGTAACGGCTGGCGGCCACCACCACCGTGGCCGTGGCTAGGGCTACCACGATTGCCAAACCGACGCCGCCAGCCCCAATGCCCCACCTGCGGGCGCTGTTTGCCTTGGCGATGCGTTTACGGTGCTCAGCCTTCGAGTCATCCCTAGTCAAAACAGGCTTCACCTTGACGGCCTCTTTTAGAACCATCAGGGCAGGCAGACCGATAAGCAACATCAGGATGAAAGCGGAGGTGCTGTCCTTTACTACCCAACCAATGATGCTCATCAAGGTGCCATTGAGGGTAAACAGCCCTGCCTCAGAAAACCCGTGTACGGCGCCGATCAGGAGCTTAACTACCAATATAAGCAGCACTATGCTAGTGACCCTGAAAAAGGTGGATAGGTTGATGCGGAGGCAGCCCTTGAACAGCAACACGCCGAATACTATTGCCAGTCCGATTCCCAAAATGCCGCCAATCAAGTTATAGGCCGGATTGGAAACAACGGTTCCACCCAACGCTAGTAGGAACAAGACTGTCTCAATCCCTTCTCTGCCAACCATGAAGAAGACAAATAGCAGCATGCCGATGGCAGATCCCAGCGTGACCGATTTACCAGAGGTCAGCCGGTCCAGCTTGTCTTCGATTTCCCTTTTTGGGCTCTTACCCTGGCGGAACATCCAGACGACCAGGGTGCCAACCATGAGGCCGGCAGTAAGCATGGTAATGCCTTCGGTAAGGTCATTATCAGCATCAACGCCGATGATCTGAAAAGAGAAGGCCGCAGCTACACTGGCCATGACTGCAATGCAAACACCGAGCCAAACAAAGCGCCTCAGCTCGGGGCGCCCTGCTTGCTGTAGATATGCCAGAACGATGCCGACCACAAGGGTCGCTTCAATTCCTTCCCTGATGGCAATTACAGTTGCTTCCAAAATGTTTGATAAAGAACCCAAAAAAACCTCCAGTGTTGCCTGTCGCCGGTTGGAAATAGAGACATTTACAATAAGCAGATGAGTACAACAATATTATTACATAGCACTCAATATACGGGTAAGAAGCTACGAAATATAAATATAAGGTTAGTCTAACAAAGTGCATATGTCAATACTAAATATGAGGAGGAGAAACTGCGGTTAATTCGTTCAGATAAGCAATTAGGGTTTTTTCAGCTAGAGATCTGGATTTACCCGATTCCGACTGCAAAGAAGCTGCGATTGGCAAAGCCAAATTATTGCATTGGTGTTATATAATCTTCTTCGCAAGCCCCTCAAGCTGATGTACCATATAGCTGTCGCTGTTCGCGTCGCGTCCGAACAGCTCGACCAGAAGTGGGGATCAACTGCTAGGCGGATACGAAAGACGCTAACTAACCGGCAGCAGCCGTTATTTCTAAAGCTTTAGTGCCTAGCGCTTCTTTCTGGTGGCGACGATCTCGCTTCGCGGAAGCAGGATCAGTTCACGTTTGTAGCTCTTGTGCACCGCTTCGACTTCCGCATGGAGCTGGAGGGTGACCTGCTCCATCTCGCGGCGCAGGCCGGCGATTCGGGAATGGAGGCTCTCGATCTGCTCCTCGAGCTCGATGACTTTCTCGACGCCTGCCAGGTTCATTCCCAACTCGGTTGTGAGGCGCTGGATGTAGCGCAGCCGGACGATATCTTCCTCGGAGTAAAGGCGGGTGTTTTTCGGCGTGCGCGCTGGGTTGATCAGGCCTTTTTGCTCATAAATGCGCAGCGTCTGCGGATGCATGCCGGCCAGCTCGGCCGCAACCGAGATCATGAACAGCGCCCTTTCTGAATTTTTTTCCGAATCAGTCATATGTGACTTTTCTGGGGATCGCTCATTTCAGTCAGACCAGATCTTTTCTGGGATCCTCGGCGGCAAGCTTGGAATAATTCTCGAGAGCTTCCTTCTGCGCCTTGTTAAGCTTCGTTGGAACCACTATCTTGACCTTCACGATAAGGTCGCCGTTGCCGCCGCCTTTCATGTGAGGAGCGCCTTGTCCCTTGACCCGGAGCATTCTGCCATTCTGTGTGCCCTTGGGCACCTTTAGGGAGATGTTGCCGTCGGTTGTCGGCACCTCGACCCGGGCGCCAAGGGCTGCCTCGGGAAAGGTGACCGGCACCGTGAGTATGAGATCATCGCCCTTGCGATGAAACCTGGGGCTGGGAGCCACCTCGACTTTCACGAAGAGGTCGCCCGGCGAGCCGCCGGATGGAGAAGGCTGGCCTTTTCCCTTGAGCCTGATCTTGTTGCCTGATTTTATTCCAGCCGGGATCTTTACCGTATATTTTTTCGTGGCCCTGACAGTGCCGGCGCCGCTGCAGCGATGGCAGGGGCTTTCGATGATGGTGCCGGCGCCGCCGCAACGGGGGCAGACGCTACTCATGGCAAAGAAGCCCTGATTCTGGGCGATGACACCGCGGCCGCCGCACTCGGGACAGGTGATGGGAGAAGTCCCCGGCTCGGCTCCACTGCCGCGGCAAACAGGGCACTGGATGTTTTTGTCCACCGCGATTTTTGTGGTTACGCCCTTGAGGGAATCCTCAAAGGAAAGTGTAAGGATGTAGGTGAGGTCAGCGCCCCTTTCGGGAGCGCCACGGGCGCCGTAACCGCCGCCTCCTCCTCCGAACATATCAAAGATATTGAAGCCGCCGCTGCCAGCTCCGGCGCGCCCGCCGCCGAAGCCGCCTGCGCCGAACATGTCCCGGTACATATCCGAATCGAATCCCTGGCCGCCTCCGGGACCGCCCGGTCCAAAGGCGGCGGGGCCGGCGTCATACCGCTTGCGCTTCTCGGGATCGGAAAGTACGTCGTAGGCTGCCGAGATCTCCTTGAATCTGGATTCGGCCTCTTTGTCGTCGGGATTGGTATCGGGGTGGTATTTGCGGGCGAGCTTGCGGTAGGCCTTTTTTAATTCGGCCTGGCTGGCGTTTTTTTCAACGCCCAGTATTTTGTAAAGATCCGCCACAGCTCATCACGAAGACTTTGGCCCGCCGCCTTTGCCAGGGGTATCGTTCTCATCAGGTGTGGTGGAAACGATCACCTTGGCGGGGCGCACGACCTTATCCTCCAGTTGATAGCCTTTCTCGAGGACCTGCATCACGGTGCCTTCCTCGTGTTTGCCGGAGGGCTGGCAGAGCACGGCTTCATGCTGGTTGGGGTCGAAGGTCTCGCCTTCGGCCTCGATCTCACAAAGGCCGCGCCGGGTGAGGATGCCGCGCAACTGGTTGTACACCAGCTCAACGCCGTCGGTAAGCAGTTTCTCGTCATGCTGGGCCGCTGCCTGCATGGCGCGTTCGAAATTGTCGAGCACCGGCAGGAGCTCTTCGATCACCTCAGAGGACGCTCTTTTCGTCTGCTGCTCACTGTCCCTCAGGACACGCTTGCGGAAGTTGGCGAACTCTGCCTGCAGCCGCTGCAGGGATTCGAGATACTCGTCACGCTCACGCAGCACTTCCTCGTGAAGATCGGTAGATATCTCAGCCAGCTTGCGGCCCGAAGGGTCCCCTTTCTGCCGGGGTTTCTCCGGGCCGTGCTGATTTTCCTGACCGGCCGGCGATTCTTTTTCTGGCGTCATCGTTATCCGGCCCGCTTATTTCTTTTTCTTTTCATCTTCATCGATGATCTCGTAATCAGCGTCTTCGACGACTTCATCCTCGGCGGTTTCGGCCGAGCCTGAGGTTTCGCCGCCGCTTTGAGATGACGACTGCGCCTGCTGGTATACAGCTTCAGCCAGTTTGTGCGAGGCGTTCAGCAGGGCCTCGGTCTTGGCCTTGATCTCATCGGTATCATCGCCCTCCATCGCCTTCCTGAGGTCGGCGGTGGCGCTGTCGATACCCGCCTTGGTGTCAGCATCAACCTTGTCGCCCATCTCCTTGATTGACTTCTCAGTCGAATAGATGAGGTTCTCGCCGTTGTTTTTCGCCTCGACCAGCTCCCGCTGACGGTGGTCTTCATCAGCATGCGCCTCGGCGTCCTTGATCATCTGGCTGATCTCGTCATCCTTGAGACCGGTGGAACCGGTGATCTGTATCTTCTGTTCCTGTCCGGTGCCAAGATCCTTGGCTGAGACGTGAACGATACCGTTGGCGTCGATGTCGAAAGTCACCTCGACCTGCGGTATGCCGCGTGGTGCCGGCGGTATTCCCATAAGCTGGAACTTGCCCAGCGTCTTGTTATGGGCCGCCATCTCGCGCTCGCCCTGCAACACGTGGATCTCGACGCTGGTCTGGTTGTCATCCGCAGTGGAGAAGATCTCACTCTTCTTGGTGGGGATGGTGGTGTTGCGTTCGATGAGCTTGGTCATGACGCCGCCCTTGGTCTCGATGCCGAGGGAGAGTGGAGTCACGTCGAGCAGGAGCACGTCCTTTACCTCGCCGGCCAGCACACCGCCCTGTATCGCAGCGCCCACGGCAACGACCTCATCCGGATTTACGCCCTTGTGGGGCTCCTTGCCGGTTACTTTCTGCACCTGTTCCTGGACCGCGGGCATACGCGTCATGCCGCCGACGAGGATCACCTGGTCGATGGCGTCAGCGCTGATGCCTGCGTCCTTGATGGCCTGCTTCATCGGCCCGACTGTCTTCTCGATAAGATCGGAGGTCAATTCGTTGAGCTTGGCGCGATTAAGCGTGATGGTCATATGCTTGGGGCCGCTGGCGTCGGCGGTGATGAACGGCAGATTGAGATCGGTGCTCATGGCGCTGGAGAGCTCGATCTTGGCCTTCTCAGCCGCTTCAACCAGACGCTGCACGGCCATCTTGTCCTGGCGCAGGTCGATTCCCTGCTCCTTCTTGAATTCGTCCGCCATCCAGTCGACGATGCGCTTGTCGAAGTCGTCGCCGCCGAGATGGTTGTTTCCGCTGGTGGCCTTGACCTCAAAGACGCCGTCTCCGAGTTCCAGGACCGATACGTCGAAGGTGCCGCCGCCAAGGTCGAAGACAAGGATGGTCTGGTCGTGTTCCTTGTCGAGGCCGTAGGCCAGCGAGGCGGCCGTCGGCTCGTTGATGATACGTTTGACTTCCAGGCCGGCGATCTTGCCGGCGTCCTTGGTGGCCTGACGCTGCGAGTCTTCAAAATATGCAGGAACGGTGATAACCGCCTCGGTGACCTCCTCGCCGAGGTAATCCTCAGCGTCACGCTTAAGCTTCTGCAGGATCATGGCCGAGATCTCCTGGGGCTTCCAGGTCTTGCCGCCGGCGTCAATGATCACGTCGCCGCTCGAGTCCTTTTCTACCTTGTATGAAACGGTTTTCTCCTCATCGCGGACGTTTGATTCCTTGCGTCCCATGAACCGCTTGATCGACGTGACGGTGTTTTCCGGATTGGTCACTGCCTGGCGTTTGGCGATGGTGCCAACCAGCCGCTCGCCGTCCTTGGTGAATGCCACAACCGACGGAGTGGTGCGCCCGCCCTCGGAATTAGGGATAACGGTCGGCTCGCCGCCTTCCAGCACTGCGACACACGAATTTGTCGTTCCCAGGTCGATTCCTATTACTTTACCCATGATTGGTTCCTCCTCTTGGAAAAAAACATTTAGCGCGTTGTCAGTATAAAATCTAAGTCTTATATTGTCAATGTTTTGACGTATCTGCGCCAGCAAGGATTCGTGCGGCCAGCGATAAGGCACGTTTCCTCGCCGGTTGCCGGTGATCTTCCCTTAAACCAGGTATCTATCGCTTATATCGCTTATGCCCGCAGAAGAGGTTTTATAACAGGGATCTCCGGGTTGCACGATTTGCTGTGAACCGATAGAGTCCGCCTTGTATCTACCCGATACGACAGGAGTCCCGCATGTCAGAAGAAAAGTTAGCCCCCGGAGTCGCCGCCAGGCTGTCGCGCTATCTTCAAGTCCTCACGCAGACGCAAAAAGCCGGACACGGCTCCATCTCCTCGAAATCGCTGAGCGAGTTTTCCCATATCAACCCAACCCAGATCAGGCGCGATCTCAGCGCTTTCGGAAAATTCGGCAAAAGGGGTGTGGGATACGACGTCTCCGAGCTGAACGCCCGGATCAGGAAGATACTTCTGGCTCCGGGCGATTACGGCGTCGCCCTGCTTGGATGGGGGAATCTGGGGGCGGCCATAGCCGGCGCCGACGTCATACTCGATCACGGTTTCAGGATTGCCGCGGTATTTGACATCGATCCCGCCAAAGTCGGATCGAGGGCGGGGGAGATGGCGGTCCAGCACGTCTCGGAGATCAGGGAAACCGTCCTCGAAAGGAATATTGTCAGCGGCCTGCTAGCGGTTCCGGCCAAGAATGCGGCCGCCGCGGCCAAATCGCTCATCGACGCCGACATCCGTGTCATCTTCAATTACAGTGATGCCCTGCTATCGGCGCCTCCGGGATTCACGATCCATTCCCTTAACCCGGCTGGCGAGATGATGCTGGCCATGTATAATCACCAGAGTTAGGCCAGGATATTAATCGCCGGATGATTTCTCCAAAAAAAAGAAGCGCCCCGGAAGGGCGCTTCGAATAATCGGAGTCATTGACCTGGATACTAAATCAGTTAAAGAGTTCTTCCACGTTGCGATGTTGCAGGAGCCAGGCGAAAAACTCGACGGCGCGGTCGTCGTCGGCCACCTGTTCGGGGGTTTTGTCAACGTAGAGGG harbors:
- a CDS encoding putative toxin-antitoxin system toxin component, PIN family, encoding MNKAVFDTNVYISALGFGGIPEQLLELATGPGRQFRLYTSHDILKEIMKVLGSDKFNFAKEEIADAISVIDDAADVVSPTSRLNIIKHVADNRILECAVKAKADYIVSGDKHLLGLKEYKRISSITPAQFFALLGKER
- a CDS encoding ribbon-helix-helix protein, CopG family; protein product: MTVSLPPEIMKEMERRARIERKSKSQLFRDMFAAYEEIQRERRWQNARAAGKRAFKRLNITSEEELDRIIHEVRGE
- a CDS encoding ABC transporter ATP-binding protein, whose translation is MQSILKASNLSKKYGQVSALDGIELSIAAGEWVSIMGPSGSGKSTLLNIICGLDSPTSGSVTVDGMELAGLSEAQLARYRREMVGLVFQQFHLIPYLSAFENVMLSQYFHSMPDADEAREALELVGMAHRLDHLPSQLSGGEQQRVCIARALINEPKILLADEPTGNLDEKNEIAVMQLLKELYEQGMTLAVVTHDPSVGEAGDRIIRLEHGRIHEENHGPRSSVSVDAG
- a CDS encoding ABC transporter permease, coding for MLPRLLQRSLRHRPGRTLLVIITIVMGLALETALLNLSLDIGQKSEEQLTAFGGNVLLLPRNGAGPNAAGLPLQSQGQIPQAQLAALDGGADSNLQGYAPFIYSLATVNGHQTVMSGTVFDQAMKINPWWKISGTVPMANDQASALIGTEMAARLGLAPGDQFTLQAGQTQKVLKLAGTLSTGGSEDNQVLVDLDLGQSLAGMAGGVSVVEASVLPGSGGLDQESAALESLVPSARAKTVSQVTQGEDSLLFKVKLLMSLVTALVFIISGLTVSASLANSVSERRRDIGLMKSLGAEGRSITAIILSEVVILGAAAGPIAYLIGLAMAQVIGMSVFDTAVLPHLIVIPVVLVSALALALLSALMPVRRALAVEPAIILKGE
- a CDS encoding ABC transporter permease — encoded protein: MLLHLVKDSLMRRRRRVAVATVSLLLGTALVSALLSVSMDIEDKVGREMSSFGANIILEPTSDAVPVEISGIPVGQVGNQAYLKDTDLPKLKGIFWKNNVQAFAPFLYGNVSINGEQATLAGTWFDQELPVSKGSSFRTGVEKTSPWWQVEGDWPGGDGQALVGRELAQRLGVSKGDTLNVVNRQLRQTLAVSGIVSTGGFEDWQLFVNLPEAQSLLSLPGAVSKVQISALTKPPDNLAHRAELLGDPHDLPKDDYEKWYCSPYVGSITYQINEAFPDGQAKVVRQVADAEGAFLGKLKLLFALIAGVTVATSALGVTATMSTTVMERRTEIGLMKALGAENFHIAGQLLLEAGFSGLIGGISGYGLGLAIAALISREVFDTPASINLLVFPLSLILALAIALIGSALPVRRAIRIHPSEALTG
- a CDS encoding Fe-S-containing protein — protein: MGSLSNILEATVIAIREGIEATLVVGIVLAYLQQAGRPELRRFVWLGVCIAVMASVAAAFSFQIIGVDADNDLTEGITMLTAGLMVGTLVVWMFRQGKSPKREIEDKLDRLTSGKSVTLGSAIGMLLFVFFMVGREGIETVLFLLALGGTVVSNPAYNLIGGILGIGLAIVFGVLLFKGCLRINLSTFFRVTSIVLLILVVKLLIGAVHGFSEAGLFTLNGTLMSIIGWVVKDSTSAFILMLLIGLPALMVLKEAVKVKPVLTRDDSKAEHRKRIAKANSARRWGIGAGGVGLAIVVALATATVVVAASRYDPDPQPKSEVQNNLEIPIADLADNMIHKYSYTLPDGNGDVRILVVYAGDNYMAAYDACQVCPSMGFMQQGNQLICKNCNAPVDMSTLPYGGGCNPIPLPLALTGQTLTISLDDMLSEPDAMSKFMNS
- a CDS encoding helix-turn-helix transcriptional regulator, producing MTDSEKNSERALFMISVAAELAGMHPQTLRIYEQKGLINPARTPKNTRLYSEEDIVRLRYIQRLTTELGMNLAGVEKVIELEEQIESLHSRIAGLRREMEQVTLQLHAEVEAVHKSYKRELILLPRSEIVATRKKR
- the dnaJ gene encoding molecular chaperone DnaJ encodes the protein MADLYKILGVEKNASQAELKKAYRKLARKYHPDTNPDDKEAESRFKEISAAYDVLSDPEKRKRYDAGPAAFGPGGPGGGQGFDSDMYRDMFGAGGFGGGRAGAGSGGFNIFDMFGGGGGGYGARGAPERGADLTYILTLSFEDSLKGVTTKIAVDKNIQCPVCRGSGAEPGTSPITCPECGGRGVIAQNQGFFAMSSVCPRCGGAGTIIESPCHRCSGAGTVRATKKYTVKIPAGIKSGNKIRLKGKGQPSPSGGSPGDLFVKVEVAPSPRFHRKGDDLILTVPVTFPEAALGARVEVPTTDGNISLKVPKGTQNGRMLRVKGQGAPHMKGGGNGDLIVKVKIVVPTKLNKAQKEALENYSKLAAEDPRKDLV
- the grpE gene encoding nucleotide exchange factor GrpE; protein product: MTPEKESPAGQENQHGPEKPRQKGDPSGRKLAEISTDLHEEVLRERDEYLESLQRLQAEFANFRKRVLRDSEQQTKRASSEVIEELLPVLDNFERAMQAAAQHDEKLLTDGVELVYNQLRGILTRRGLCEIEAEGETFDPNQHEAVLCQPSGKHEEGTVMQVLEKGYQLEDKVVRPAKVIVSTTPDENDTPGKGGGPKSS
- the dnaK gene encoding molecular chaperone DnaK — protein: MGKVIGIDLGTTNSCVAVLEGGEPTVIPNSEGGRTTPSVVAFTKDGERLVGTIAKRQAVTNPENTVTSIKRFMGRKESNVRDEEKTVSYKVEKDSSGDVIIDAGGKTWKPQEISAMILQKLKRDAEDYLGEEVTEAVITVPAYFEDSQRQATKDAGKIAGLEVKRIINEPTAASLAYGLDKEHDQTILVFDLGGGTFDVSVLELGDGVFEVKATSGNNHLGGDDFDKRIVDWMADEFKKEQGIDLRQDKMAVQRLVEAAEKAKIELSSAMSTDLNLPFITADASGPKHMTITLNRAKLNELTSDLIEKTVGPMKQAIKDAGISADAIDQVILVGGMTRMPAVQEQVQKVTGKEPHKGVNPDEVVAVGAAIQGGVLAGEVKDVLLLDVTPLSLGIETKGGVMTKLIERNTTIPTKKSEIFSTADDNQTSVEIHVLQGEREMAAHNKTLGKFQLMGIPPAPRGIPQVEVTFDIDANGIVHVSAKDLGTGQEQKIQITGSTGLKDDEISQMIKDAEAHADEDHRQRELVEAKNNGENLIYSTEKSIKEMGDKVDADTKAGIDSATADLRKAMEGDDTDEIKAKTEALLNASHKLAEAVYQQAQSSSQSGGETSGSAETAEDEVVEDADYEIIDEDEKKKK